One Urocitellus parryii isolate mUroPar1 chromosome 9, mUroPar1.hap1, whole genome shotgun sequence DNA segment encodes these proteins:
- the LOC113185626 gene encoding transmembrane epididymal protein 1A-like yields MGTFIGHVCPGLLLVLYGLYQAIVVSRAVIFNDSLLYPLWSPKNKGRWARLWKISSEGLLKIVAGSLLVIYEISCTNGALKLMNRELPPRFLYPKEWQHLTMFSLLILNGCVDVMSKNMLPQRCVVLEKGALVLSFYELLLLMVSHAKGSSGIELQVHYLLILVVFLLLLVLTVELWAPEMFQLWMMETLLILIMGSWLIQAGFILYRPVSGYPWDDDDMNDLMFVTTFFCWHVMFDALCLFGIYGFSYFWHRCCYPSLKMMGSKEAPYHKSTPEPLYRLLQEIEQPEKEDQAPLLAKSSPRDKA; encoded by the coding sequence ATGGGAACCTTTATTGGTCATGTATGTCCAGGTCTGCTTCTGGTTTTGTATGGACTGTATCAAGCAATAGTGGTCTCCAGAGCTGTGATATTCAACGACTCTCTCCTGTATCCTTTGTGGTCTCCTAAGAATAAAGGGAGATGGGCCAGGCTGTGGAAAATATCCAGTGAAGGTTTGTTGAAGATAGTGGCTGGCTCCCTCTTAGTGATTTATGAGATCAGCTGCACTAATGGAGCGTTGAAACTGATGAACAGGGAGCTTCCACCAAGGTTTCTGTACCCCAAAGAGTGGCAGCACCTCACCATGTTCTCCCTCCTCATACTCAATGGCTGTGTAGATGTCATGAGCAAGAACATGCTCCCTCAGAGGTGTGTGGTCCTAGAAAAAGGTGCCCTGGTCCTGTCTTTTTATGAGCTCCTGCTACTGATGGTGTCACATGCTAAGGGGTCCTCGGGGATTGAGCTGCAAGTTCATTATCTGCTCATCTTGGTGGTGTTCCTGCTATTGCTGGTGTTAACTGTAGAACTCTGGGCTCCTGAGATGTTTCAACTCTGGATGATGGAGACTTTGCTGATTCTGATCATGGGCTCCTGGCTGATACAGGCAGGCTTTATTCTGTACAGACCAGTCTCTGGTTACCCTTGGGATGATGATGACATGAATGACCTCATGTTTGTCACCACCTTTTTCTGCTGGCATGTGATGTTTGACGCCTTGTGCCTGTTTGGAATCTATGGCTTCTCTTACTTTTGGCATCGTTGTTGCTACCCCAGCTTGAAGATGATGGGGTCTAAAGAAGCTCCCTATCACAAGAGCACTCCAGAGCCCCTCTACAGGCTGTTGCAGGAAATAGAGCAGCCAGAGAAGGAAGACCAGGCTCCTCTGCTTGCAAAGAGCTCACCTCGAGACAAAGCCtag